A genomic stretch from Setaria italica strain Yugu1 chromosome VII, Setaria_italica_v2.0, whole genome shotgun sequence includes:
- the LOC101770236 gene encoding uncharacterized protein LOC101770236 has translation MTLRNNPTYYLINANKLLLRLFSEVQSTTNDHLSPTSSPPASVPHPPSRIASSAPAAISSRRPGGGAVRRDLAGGPPRPSTPGAGRSCAAHPSLPQQAQAPRCPSPSALGLPLHSAHLPSAGGGRAFREVNAGVGTGAAGAVGAVGGGPSATSVLELLECPVCTCSMFPPIHQMGYAKLMASNASTLNNQISSQACKNFFIMYPSPIWISSKPWM, from the exons ATGACATTGAGAAACAACCCTACTTATTATCTAATTAATGCGAACAAACTTCTCCTCAGGCTATTCTCGGAGGTTCAATCCACAACAAATGAC CATCTGTCCCCCACATCTTCCCCTCCCGCATCTGTTCCCCACCCTCCCTCccgcatcgcttcctccgcgcccgccgccatctcctcccgccgGCCCGGTGGAGGGGCGGTGCGCCGCGATCTTGCTGGCGGCCCGCCCCGGCCGTCGACACCAGGCGCGGGCCGAAGTTGCGCCGCCCACCCTTCGTTGCCGCAGCAGGCCCAGGCACCCCGCTGCCCGTCTCCAAGCGCCCTTGGCCTCCCGCTCCACTCCGCCCACCTGCCCTCCGCCGGGGGCGGCCGCGCGTTTCGCGAGGTGAATGCAGGGGTCGGGACAGGCGCAGCGGGCGCGGTAGGAGCGGTTGGGGGGGGGCCGTCGGCGACTAGCGTGCTCGAGCTGCTTGAGTGCCCTGTCTGCACCTGCTCCATGTTCCCGCCCATCCATCAG ATGGGCTATGCAAAATTGATGGCTTCTAATGCCAGCACATTGAATAACCAGATTTCCAGCCAAGCATGCAAAAACTTCTTTATCATGTACCCCTCTCCTATCTGGATCTCAAGCAAACCATGGATGTAA
- the LOC101770632 gene encoding premnaspirodiene oxygenase, with protein sequence MSFELEASAVAMEQVASYLCLILAALLLPLLFLKLSRRGGNGGGQRLPPGPSRLPLIGSLHHFLLSRSPLAHRTMADLARRHGAPLMYLRLGEVGLVVASSPAAAREVMRAHDTAFASRPWIPSMRPAMERGAVGLVFARHGPLWRQLRSVSVLELLSARRVRSFRRVREDEARRLVAAVAAAPAPGPGGEAVVNVGELLAALTTDVTVRAVIGDRFDRREEFARAVEEGGRLITRFSLGDLFPSSRLLRFLSRKAGQAMDLHRKMFELMDCAIRQHEERRAAVASAPDGTVKEEDEGILGVLLRIHKEGGLEVPLTMDIVKSLILDLFSGGSDTSGSTLEWAMSELMRNPRAMEKAQAEVRSKLHGKPSVIEDDLRDLNYLKLVIKETLRLHPVLPLLLPRECAEDREVMGYDVPKGATVLVNAWAIGRDPEYWDDADAFKPERFEDGKIDYKGTDFEFIPFGAGRRMCPGTLFAQAVMELALASLLYHFDWKLPGGMKPSELDMTEKMGMAVKRKDDLYLRPVVRVPVPPQSTDSTVSFYTS encoded by the exons ATGAGCTTCGAGCTTGAGGCGTCAGCGGTCGCCATGGAGCAGGTCGCCTCCTACCTGTGCCTTATTTTGgccgctctcctcctccctctatTGTTCCTCAAGCTCAGCAGGCGCGGCGGCAATGGTGGAGGCCAGAGGCTGCCCCCGGGCCCGTCGCGGCTGCCGCTCATCGGCAGCCTGCACCACTTCCTGCTCTCCCGCAGCCCGCTCGCGCACCGCACCATGGCCGACCTCGCGCGGCGCCACGGCGCGCCGCTCATGTACCTCAGGCTGGGCGAGGTCGGTCTCGTCGTGGCCTCgtcccctgccgccgcccggGAGGTCATGCGTGCACACGACACCGCGTTCGCGTCGCGGCCCTGGATCCCCAGCATGCGGCCGGCCATGGAGCGCGGCGCCGTGGGCCTGGTGTTCGCGCGCCACGGCCCGCTGTGGCGGCAGCTCCGCAGTGTCAGCGTCCTCGAGCTGCTCAGCGCCCGGCGCGTGCGCTCGTTCCGCCGGGTCCGGGAGGACGAGgcgcgccgcctcgtcgccgccgtcgccgcggcgccggcgccgggcccgGGCGGCGAGGCCGTCGTCAACGTCGGCGAGCTGCTCGCCGCGCTCACCACCGACGTCACGGTGCGCGCCGTGATCGGCGACCGATTCGACCGGCGGGAGGAGTTCGCGCGGGCGGTCGAGGAGGGAGGCAGGCTCATCACCAGGTTCAGCCTCGGCGACCTCTTCCCGTCGTCGAGGCTCCTGAGATTCCTCAGCAGGAAAGCGGGTCAGGCGATGGATCTCCACCGGAAGATGTTCGAGCTCATGGACTGCGCCATCAGGCAGCACGAGGAGCGCCGGGCGGCCGTGGCCTCCGCGCCGGATGGCACCGtgaaggaggaggacgagggcaTCCTTGGCGTGCTCCTGAGGATACACAAGGAAGGTGGCCTTGAGGTGCCCCTCACCATGGACATCGTCAAATCTCTCATTCTT GACCTCTTCAGCGGCGGGAGCGACACGTCAGGGAGCACGCTGGAATGGGCCATGTCGGAGCTCATGAGGAACCCAAGAGCAATGGAGAAGGCGCAAGCCGAGGTGCGGAGCAAGCTCCATGGGAAGCCGTCGGTGATCGAGGACGACCTACGTGACCTTAATTACCTGAAGCTTGTCATCAAGGAGACTCTCAGGCTGCACCCGGTACTGCCATTGCTGTTGCCAAGGGAGTGCGCGGAGGACCGCGAGGTCATGGGCTACGACGTGCCCAAGGGCGCCACGGTGTTGGTGAACGCGTGGGCGATCGGCAGGGATCCCGAGTACTGGGACGACGCTGATGCGTTCAAGCCGGAGAGGTTTGAGGATGGCAAGATCGACTACAAGGGTACGGACTTCGAGTTCATACCATTTGGAGCTGGACGGAGGATGTGCCCCGGAACTTTATTTGCTCAAGCCGTCATGGAGCTTGCGCTTGCCTCCCTCCTCTACCACTTCGACTGGAAGCTTCCAGGTGGGATGAAGCCAAGCGAGCTGGACATGACGGAGAAGATGGGCATGGCAGTCAAAAGAAAGGACGATCTTTACCTTCGCCCTGTTGTTCGTGTGCCGGTGCCTCCACAGTCCACAGATAGCACCGTAAGTTTTTACACTTCATAG
- the LOC101771036 gene encoding putative nuclease HARBI1 yields the protein MRTCILLIVVMPGVYAIAMPMVLSDDDGYVQIPDISDTRVQGLGKWALPSTSPKFFGYQQTKVVTCTAAAYMLLSMMAMVIIESRKRKRATRREGITYGPIDERDRMRLEYLNNKIWKDDIVCVNMLRLNKAKFFRFCNLFRDRGLLEDTIHCSVEQQVAMFLNTVGHNLRNRLVGTNFDRSGETVSRYFNKVLRAVGELRGELIRPPSLETPTKILGNHRWDPYFKDCIGAIDGTHVRASVPKDMELSFRGRKSYASQNVMAAVDFDLRFTYVLAGWEGTAHDALVLRDALERENGLRVPQGKFYLVDAGYGAKPGFLPPFRDVRYHLNEWGNNPVQNEKELFNLRHSSLRIIVERAFGCLKRRFKILDDATPFFPFPTQVDIVVACCIIHNWVIQDGIDEFFMEENNLPSYNHATTYSGQASEHTEMVNFRKSIADQMWADRQNNNIN from the exons ATGAGGACCTGCATCCTCCTCATCGTAGTCATGCCCGGTGTTTATGCCATTGCCATGCCCATGGTGCTGTCAGATGATGATGGATACGTCCAAATTCCAGACATCAGCGACACCAGAGTCCAAGGCCTGGGCAAGTGGGCATTGCCTTCAACAAG tcctAAATTCTTTGGTTATCAACAAACCAAAGTTGTTACTTGTACTGCTGCTGCATATATGTTGTTGTCAATGATGGCCATGGTTATTATTGAGTCTAGAAAACGTAAGCGAGCTACAAGGAGAGAAGGTATTACTTATGGGCCTATCGATGAAAGGGATAGGATGAGACTTGAATATCTAAACaacaaaatttggaaggatGATATAGTTTGTGTAAACATGCTAAGACTCAATAAAGCCAAGTTCTTTCGATTTTGCAACCTATTCAGGGATCGTGGTTTGCTTGAAGATACCATCCATTGTTCTGTTGAGCAGCAAGTGGCAATGTTTCTAAATACTGTGGGGCACAACCTTAGGAACAGATTGGTTGGGACTAATTTTGATAGATCTGGAGAAACGGTCAGCCGTTATTTTAACAAGGTTCTTCGTGCTGTTGGTGAGCTACGAGGGGAATTAATTAGGCCACCGTCATTGGAAACTCCTACCAAAATTCTTGGAAACCACAGATGGGATCCTTACTTTAAGGATTGTATTGGAGCCATCGATGGTACACATGTAAGAGCCTCTGTTCCTAAGGATATGGAGTTATCCTTTCGTGGTAGGAAGTCATATGCCTCTCAAAATGTAATGGCTGCCGTAGATTTTGATCTCCGGTTCACCTATGTATTAGCTGGTTGGGAGGGGACAGCACATGATGCACTAGTATTACGAGATGCTTTGGAGCGTGAGAATGGACTTCGAGTGCCACAAG GGAAATTCTACCTAGTTGATGCCGGATATGGAGCAAAACCAGGATTCTTGCCCCCTTTTCGTGATGTTCGTtaccacttgaatgagtgggggAATAATCCTGTACAAAATGAGAAGGAGCTATTCAACCTTAGGCACTCATCTCTTCGTATCATAGTAGAGCGTGCATTTGGGTGTCTAAAGAGAAGATTCAAAATTCTAGATGATGCcactcctttctttcctttcccgACTCAAGTAGATATTGTTGTTGCTTGCTGCATCATTCACAATTGGGTCATACAAGATGGAATTGATGAGTTCTTCATGGAAGAAAATAATTTGCCAAGTTATAACCATGCTACAACATACAGTGGACAAGCAAGTGAGCATACCGAGATGGTTAATTTTAGGAAAAGCATTGCTGATCAGATGTGGGCAGACCGTCAAAACAACAATATTAATTAG